Proteins encoded together in one Aliidongia dinghuensis window:
- a CDS encoding YciI family protein yields the protein MFAVILSYVRPLEEVDQALAAHRAFLADFYAAGFGIASGRQVGRTGGVIIATAPSRAALEAELEKDPFKVKGLAQYDIYEFTPTMTHPALKGVVN from the coding sequence ATGTTCGCCGTCATCCTGAGCTATGTCCGCCCGCTCGAAGAAGTCGACCAGGCGCTGGCCGCTCATCGCGCCTTCCTCGCCGATTTCTACGCCGCCGGCTTCGGCATCGCGTCCGGCCGCCAGGTGGGCCGCACCGGCGGCGTGATCATCGCGACGGCGCCGAGCCGGGCGGCGCTCGAGGCTGAGCTCGAGAAGGATCCGTTCAAGGTCAAGGGCCTGGCGCAATACGACATCTACGAATTCACGCCGACCATGACCCATCCGGCTCTGAAGGGCGTCGTCAACTGA
- a CDS encoding lactonase family protein has product MPAFAKAAAVLGLGALLLAPVAARAQLLVVGNDEKLVWDDAGKAVNKPPGNDTVTILDIAKPTTPATIATLKLENTVVGPPTNLMITPDERLALVANSLHWVDDGNGGWKGVPDTKLYVIDLKAKPIALIATVDVGKQPSGLAISRKGDLCLIANRADNTVSVLSIAGSEVKLIDTVALAPAGAPNQQLSAVAITPDGKQALVVKSAANSVALLKIDGQKVSYTNYDMTVGVFPYNVQIPPGGHIGIVNVNGGSGASDGQVDTAAIIDMEAAPPRVIDQVVIGDGPEGLAVSPSGKLAISVILNGNGNVPKAAFFHHDHAYLAILKIDGKKVTKVGEAPVGQLAEGIAFSPDGKYLYVGNYLDTDLAVFRVDGTKLTKVGANIKTPGQHPASMRGSTP; this is encoded by the coding sequence ATGCCCGCCTTTGCGAAGGCCGCGGCCGTGCTCGGCCTCGGCGCGCTGCTCTTGGCGCCTGTTGCCGCTCGGGCGCAATTGCTCGTCGTCGGCAATGACGAGAAGCTGGTCTGGGACGATGCCGGCAAGGCGGTCAACAAGCCGCCCGGCAACGATACCGTGACCATCCTCGACATCGCCAAGCCGACGACACCCGCGACCATCGCCACGCTCAAGCTCGAGAACACCGTGGTCGGGCCGCCGACCAACCTCATGATCACGCCGGACGAGCGGCTGGCGCTGGTCGCGAATTCACTCCACTGGGTCGACGACGGCAATGGCGGCTGGAAGGGCGTGCCCGACACCAAGCTCTATGTCATCGACCTCAAGGCAAAGCCGATCGCGCTCATCGCCACGGTGGACGTCGGCAAGCAGCCCTCGGGCCTCGCGATCAGCCGCAAGGGCGACCTGTGCCTGATCGCCAACCGCGCCGACAATACGGTGAGCGTGCTGTCGATCGCCGGCTCCGAGGTCAAGCTGATCGACACGGTGGCGCTGGCACCGGCCGGTGCGCCCAACCAGCAGCTTTCCGCCGTCGCGATCACGCCCGACGGCAAGCAGGCGCTGGTCGTCAAGTCCGCGGCCAACAGCGTGGCGCTGCTCAAGATCGACGGGCAGAAGGTCAGTTACACGAACTACGACATGACCGTCGGCGTCTTTCCGTACAACGTCCAGATTCCGCCGGGCGGCCATATCGGCATCGTCAACGTCAACGGCGGCAGCGGCGCGTCGGACGGCCAGGTCGACACGGCGGCGATCATCGACATGGAGGCGGCCCCGCCGCGGGTCATCGATCAGGTCGTGATCGGCGACGGGCCGGAGGGCCTGGCCGTCAGCCCCTCCGGCAAGCTCGCGATTTCCGTCATCCTGAACGGCAACGGCAATGTGCCGAAGGCCGCCTTCTTCCACCACGACCATGCCTATCTCGCCATCCTCAAGATCGACGGCAAGAAAGTGACGAAGGTCGGCGAGGCGCCGGTCGGCCAATTGGCCGAGGGCATCGCCTTCAGCCCGGACGGCAAATATCTCTATGTCGGCAACTACCTCGACACCGATCTCGCGGTGTTCCGGGTCGACGGCACGAAGCTCACCAAGGTCGGCGCCAACATCAAGACGCCGGGACAGCACCCCGCCTCGATGCGCGGCAGCACGCCGTAG
- a CDS encoding protein meaA: protein MSEDKCGPNAAQNAAQNAAQAGREQPWLIRTYSGHSSAAASNALYRTNLQRGQTGLSVAFDLPTQTGYDADHVLAQGEVGKVGVPVGHLGDMRALFDGIPLERMNTSMTINATAPWLLALYIACAEEQGAKRAALQGTTQNDILKEYLSRGTYIFPPGPSLKLTGDVIAFTYRELPKWNPMNVCSYHLQEAGATPVQELAYALANAAAVLDAVKASGQVPDSEFGQVVGRISFFVNAGIRFVTEMCKMRAFTELWDRLARERYGIADERFRRFRYGVQVNSLGLTEQQPENNVYRILLEMLAVVLSKNARARAVQLPAWNEALGLPRPWDQQWSLRLQQIVAHETDLLEYGDLFDGSPVVAAKVEELAREAMAEFDRLQAMGGAVAAIESGYMKQRLVESNARRLTAIESGEQSVIGVNCFTETAPSPLVAEGDAGILTVDAAVEQEQIGRLAAWRAARDGQAVQAALDRLRQVAADGGNIMEPSIAAARAGVTTGEWAGTLRLVFGEYRAATGVAAASATGGAAAPKDALKPVRERVAAVSDRFGRRLKMLVGKPGLDGHSNGAEQIALKARDAGFEVVYEGIRLTPAQIVNAALEESVHVVGLSILSGSHVALVGEVMKGLEAAGIDDVPVVVGGIIPPEDAATLKAAGVARVYTPKDYDLTRIIADIVELIDETGELAA from the coding sequence ATGAGCGAGGACAAGTGCGGACCGAATGCAGCACAGAACGCAGCTCAGAACGCAGCTCAGGCTGGGCGGGAGCAGCCCTGGCTGATCCGGACATATTCCGGCCATTCCTCGGCGGCCGCATCGAACGCGCTCTATCGCACGAATCTGCAACGCGGCCAGACCGGCCTCTCGGTCGCGTTCGACCTGCCGACCCAGACCGGCTACGACGCCGACCATGTGCTGGCGCAGGGCGAGGTCGGTAAGGTCGGCGTGCCGGTCGGCCATCTGGGCGACATGCGGGCCTTGTTCGACGGCATCCCGCTCGAGCGCATGAACACGTCGATGACGATCAATGCGACGGCGCCCTGGCTCTTGGCGCTCTACATCGCCTGCGCCGAGGAGCAGGGGGCGAAGCGGGCGGCGCTGCAGGGCACGACGCAGAACGACATCCTCAAGGAATATCTCTCGCGCGGCACCTACATCTTCCCGCCGGGGCCGAGCCTCAAGCTGACCGGCGACGTGATCGCGTTTACCTATCGGGAACTGCCGAAATGGAACCCGATGAACGTCTGCTCCTACCACCTGCAGGAGGCGGGTGCCACGCCGGTGCAGGAGTTGGCCTATGCGCTCGCCAACGCGGCCGCCGTCTTGGACGCGGTCAAGGCCTCGGGCCAGGTGCCGGACTCGGAATTCGGCCAGGTCGTGGGCCGCATCAGCTTCTTCGTCAATGCCGGCATCCGGTTCGTGACCGAGATGTGCAAGATGCGCGCGTTCACCGAGCTTTGGGACCGGCTCGCTCGTGAGCGCTACGGCATCGCCGACGAGCGCTTCCGCCGCTTCCGCTACGGCGTGCAGGTGAATTCGCTGGGCCTGACCGAGCAGCAGCCGGAGAACAACGTCTATCGCATCCTGCTCGAGATGCTGGCGGTCGTGCTCTCGAAGAACGCCCGTGCCCGCGCCGTGCAGCTGCCGGCCTGGAACGAGGCGCTGGGCCTGCCCCGGCCCTGGGACCAGCAATGGAGCCTGCGCCTGCAGCAGATCGTGGCCCACGAGACTGACCTGCTCGAATATGGCGACCTGTTCGACGGCTCACCCGTGGTTGCGGCCAAGGTCGAGGAACTGGCGCGCGAGGCGATGGCCGAGTTCGACCGGCTGCAGGCCATGGGCGGCGCCGTCGCCGCGATCGAGAGCGGCTACATGAAGCAGCGCCTCGTCGAATCGAACGCCCGGCGCCTCACTGCGATCGAGAGCGGCGAGCAGTCGGTGATCGGCGTCAATTGCTTCACCGAGACCGCCCCTTCGCCGCTGGTCGCCGAGGGCGATGCCGGCATCCTGACGGTCGATGCGGCGGTCGAGCAGGAGCAGATCGGGCGGCTCGCGGCCTGGCGCGCGGCGCGCGACGGCCAGGCGGTCCAGGCGGCGCTCGATCGTTTGCGCCAGGTTGCGGCGGACGGCGGCAACATCATGGAACCGTCGATCGCGGCGGCCCGGGCGGGTGTCACGACCGGCGAATGGGCCGGAACGCTGCGTCTGGTGTTCGGCGAATATCGGGCGGCGACCGGCGTCGCCGCGGCGTCCGCGACCGGCGGCGCCGCGGCGCCCAAGGACGCGCTGAAGCCGGTGCGCGAGCGGGTCGCCGCCGTGTCGGACCGGTTCGGCCGGCGCTTGAAGATGCTGGTCGGCAAGCCCGGGCTCGACGGCCATTCGAACGGCGCCGAGCAGATCGCGCTCAAGGCGCGCGATGCCGGCTTCGAGGTCGTCTACGAGGGCATCCGCCTCACGCCGGCCCAGATCGTCAATGCGGCGCTCGAGGAAAGCGTCCATGTCGTGGGCCTGTCGATCCTGTCCGGCAGCCACGTGGCGCTGGTCGGCGAGGTGATGAAGGGCCTCGAGGCGGCCGGCATCGACGACGTGCCGGTCGTGGTCGGCGGCATCATCCCGCCCGAGGACGCGGCGACACTCAAGGCCGCCGGCGTCGCCCGGGTCTACACGCCCAAGGACTACGATCTCACCCGCATCATCGCCGACATCGTCGAGCTCATCGACGAGACCGGCGAGCTCGCGGCGTGA
- the ccrA gene encoding crotonyl-CoA carboxylase/reductase encodes MSGTAEVIKLHNGGPENGTSAQQVTKDLYEIGEIPPLGHVPSRMYAWAIRRERHGEPETAMQVEVVPTPSIGPDEVLVMVMAAGVNYNGVWAALGRPISPFDVHKAEFHVAGSDASGIVWAVGSKVKRWKVGDEVVVHCNQDDGDDEECNGGDPMNSPSQRIWGYETPDGSFAQFARVQGRQLMDRPRHLTWEESGCYVLTLATAYRMLFGHRPHILRPGDHVLVWGAAGGLGSMAIQLIATAGANPIAVISEDDKRDFVMQLGAKGVINRKKFDCWGQLPDVDDPAAYAEYMKKCRAFGKAIWDITGKGNDVDFVFEHPGEQTFPVSCFVVKRGGMVVFCAGTTGYNLTFDARFVWMRQKRIQGSHFANLLQASQANRLVVERRIDPCMSEVFSWADIPRAHTKMRRNEHKPGNMAVLVQAKHPGLKTLDDAIHA; translated from the coding sequence ATGAGCGGCACGGCCGAAGTCATCAAGCTGCACAATGGCGGGCCTGAAAATGGCACGAGTGCGCAACAAGTGACAAAGGATCTCTACGAAATCGGCGAGATTCCGCCGCTCGGTCACGTGCCGTCGCGCATGTATGCCTGGGCCATCCGGCGCGAGCGCCATGGCGAACCGGAGACCGCGATGCAGGTCGAGGTCGTGCCGACTCCGTCGATCGGCCCGGACGAGGTGCTGGTCATGGTGATGGCCGCCGGCGTCAACTACAATGGCGTCTGGGCCGCTTTGGGCAGGCCGATCTCGCCGTTCGACGTGCACAAGGCGGAATTCCACGTCGCCGGCTCCGACGCGTCGGGCATCGTCTGGGCCGTGGGCTCCAAGGTCAAGCGCTGGAAGGTCGGCGACGAGGTCGTGGTCCATTGCAACCAGGACGATGGCGACGACGAGGAGTGCAACGGCGGCGACCCGATGAACTCGCCCTCGCAGCGCATCTGGGGCTACGAGACGCCCGACGGCTCCTTCGCCCAGTTCGCCCGCGTCCAGGGCCGGCAGCTGATGGATCGGCCGCGCCATCTCACCTGGGAGGAGAGCGGCTGCTACGTGCTGACGCTCGCGACCGCCTATCGCATGCTGTTCGGCCATCGCCCGCATATCTTGCGCCCCGGCGACCATGTGCTGGTCTGGGGTGCGGCGGGCGGCCTCGGCTCCATGGCGATCCAGCTGATCGCGACGGCCGGCGCCAACCCGATCGCCGTCATCTCGGAGGACGACAAGCGCGACTTCGTGATGCAGCTGGGCGCCAAGGGCGTCATCAACCGCAAGAAATTCGACTGCTGGGGCCAGCTGCCCGACGTGGACGACCCGGCGGCCTATGCCGAATACATGAAGAAGTGCCGCGCCTTCGGCAAGGCGATCTGGGATATTACCGGCAAGGGCAACGACGTCGATTTCGTGTTCGAGCACCCGGGCGAGCAGACCTTCCCCGTGAGCTGCTTCGTGGTGAAGCGCGGCGGCATGGTCGTGTTCTGCGCGGGCACCACCGGCTACAACCTGACCTTCGACGCGCGCTTCGTCTGGATGCGCCAGAAGCGCATCCAGGGCAGCCATTTCGCAAACTTGCTGCAGGCGAGCCAGGCGAACCGGCTGGTGGTCGAGCGGCGCATCGATCCCTGCATGTCGGAAGTCTTCTCCTGGGCCGACATCCCGCGCGCCCACACCAAGATGCGCCGCAACGAGCACAAGCCCGGCAACATGGCCGTGCTGGTCCAGGCGAAGCATCCGGGCCTGAAGACGCTCGACGACGCCATCCACGCCTGA